Proteins encoded together in one Chryseobacterium sp. G0201 window:
- a CDS encoding M1 family metallopeptidase: MKKAILSIAILGGIFFSVNVSAQTETSGREKVYRATHTKVTELKHTKLKVNFDYQKEQMNGEEWLTASPYFYPTNELTLDAKGMLIHEVALDINGKKSPLKYDYKDDVLKINLDKTYQKNQDYTVYIKYTSRPNEVKQEGSAAINDAKGLYFINAQGKDPDMPTQIWTQGETESSSAWFPTIDKPNQKSTQEIYMTVPDKYVTLSNGIMKDSQKESNGLRTDHWVMDKRHSTYLFFMGVGEYAIVKDKWKNIPVDYYIEKEYEPYAKQIYGNTPEMIEFFSKKMGYDYPWAKYAQISGRDYVSGAMENTTATLHGSDILQKPGQLIDENTWEDTIAHELFHHWFGDLVTAESWSNLTVNESFANYSEYLWNEYKYGKDQADYHQLEDVSRYIHNPSDFKKNLVRFNYESREDVFDLVTYQKGGGILHMLRNYLGDDAFFAGMNDYLKTNEYQNAEAHQLRLSFEKVSGKDLNWFFNQWYFGSGNPKLNYSSTFEPVKKQVTVTINQTQDQPFEFPLAIDVYDNGKPKRYNVWVNAEAKNTFNFDVSKTPDLININADGVLLADITDTKTPEQYLMQFTNSKEFKNRYAALNGIKDQVGKNPAATKLLAAGIKDPYFRVRMKALELMDLTNPEQMKALGSDVEKIASNDPKTLTQAAAIAALAKTKDKKYLPIFEKGVNAVSNAVRGNSLGAISAIDPSRMASLADKIDLSGASEDLLTQMLPIVVKNKVTSQMANIAPIAAFYPFVKFQNPELGKSAEEGFNWIMSSDNLKATESITKMIGHAKSQMGDNPQAKMMVSQILKDGLSKKMELLKQNPQKASSINPQIDALNKAIEDFK; encoded by the coding sequence ATGAAAAAGGCCATTTTATCGATTGCTATATTGGGTGGAATTTTCTTTTCCGTAAATGTATCGGCACAGACCGAAACTTCAGGCAGAGAAAAAGTGTACAGAGCGACTCATACAAAAGTAACAGAACTTAAACACACCAAATTAAAAGTAAATTTCGATTATCAGAAGGAACAAATGAATGGGGAAGAATGGTTAACGGCTTCACCTTATTTTTATCCTACCAACGAATTGACTCTTGATGCAAAAGGAATGTTGATTCATGAGGTAGCTTTAGATATCAATGGAAAAAAATCTCCTTTAAAATATGACTATAAGGATGATGTTTTAAAGATAAATTTAGATAAGACCTATCAGAAAAACCAGGATTATACGGTTTACATTAAATATACTTCTCGCCCGAATGAGGTGAAACAAGAGGGAAGTGCGGCGATTAATGATGCAAAAGGATTGTATTTCATAAATGCACAGGGTAAAGATCCCGATATGCCAACTCAGATCTGGACGCAGGGAGAAACAGAATCTTCTTCTGCTTGGTTCCCAACAATCGATAAACCGAATCAAAAGTCTACTCAGGAAATTTACATGACGGTTCCTGATAAATATGTCACACTTTCGAACGGGATAATGAAAGATTCTCAAAAAGAATCTAACGGATTAAGAACCGACCATTGGGTGATGGATAAGAGACATTCAACTTACCTTTTCTTCATGGGAGTGGGTGAGTATGCGATCGTTAAAGATAAATGGAAAAATATTCCTGTAGATTATTATATTGAAAAGGAATACGAACCGTATGCAAAACAGATCTACGGAAATACTCCCGAAATGATCGAGTTTTTCTCTAAAAAAATGGGCTACGATTATCCTTGGGCAAAATATGCACAGATTTCAGGAAGAGATTATGTAAGTGGAGCGATGGAAAACACCACAGCAACACTTCATGGAAGTGATATTTTGCAAAAACCGGGACAGTTAATAGATGAAAATACTTGGGAAGATACCATTGCTCACGAATTATTTCACCATTGGTTTGGAGATCTAGTGACTGCAGAAAGCTGGAGTAACCTTACGGTAAATGAATCTTTTGCTAATTATTCCGAATACCTTTGGAATGAATACAAATACGGAAAAGATCAGGCAGATTATCACCAATTGGAAGATGTCAGCAGATATATTCACAATCCTTCTGATTTCAAGAAAAATTTGGTGAGATTTAATTATGAATCTCGTGAAGATGTTTTCGATTTGGTGACTTATCAAAAAGGTGGCGGAATTCTTCATATGCTGAGAAACTATCTTGGTGACGATGCCTTCTTCGCAGGAATGAATGATTATTTAAAAACTAATGAATATCAAAATGCAGAAGCTCATCAACTAAGATTATCATTCGAAAAAGTTTCAGGAAAAGATCTGAACTGGTTCTTTAATCAGTGGTATTTCGGAAGCGGAAACCCTAAATTGAACTATTCTTCTACGTTTGAACCTGTTAAAAAACAAGTTACGGTAACCATCAACCAAACTCAGGATCAGCCTTTTGAATTTCCTTTGGCGATTGATGTTTACGACAACGGTAAACCAAAAAGATACAATGTTTGGGTAAATGCTGAAGCGAAAAATACATTTAATTTTGATGTTTCAAAAACGCCGGATTTAATTAATATCAATGCAGATGGCGTTTTATTGGCAGATATTACGGATACAAAAACTCCTGAGCAATACTTAATGCAGTTCACAAATTCAAAAGAATTCAAAAACAGATATGCTGCTTTGAACGGGATTAAAGATCAGGTTGGAAAAAATCCTGCCGCAACAAAATTATTGGCTGCGGGGATTAAAGATCCATATTTCAGAGTGAGAATGAAAGCGTTGGAATTAATGGATTTAACTAATCCTGAACAAATGAAAGCTTTAGGATCTGATGTTGAAAAAATAGCATCAAATGATCCGAAAACCTTAACTCAGGCTGCTGCTATTGCTGCTTTGGCGAAAACTAAGGATAAAAAATACCTTCCGATTTTTGAAAAAGGTGTGAATGCTGTTTCTAATGCAGTGAGAGGAAACTCGCTGGGAGCTATTTCGGCAATTGACCCGTCAAGAATGGCTTCTTTGGCTGATAAAATTGATTTAAGCGGAGCTTCAGAAGATCTGTTGACGCAAATGTTGCCTATAGTTGTTAAAAATAAAGTGACTTCTCAAATGGCTAATATTGCTCCGATTGCGGCATTTTATCCATTCGTCAAATTCCAAAATCCGGAATTGGGAAAATCTGCAGAAGAAGGATTTAATTGGATCATGAGTTCAGATAATTTAAAAGCAACTGAAAGTATTACTAAAATGATAGGTCATGCAAAAAGCCAGATGGGAGATAATCCGCAGGCAAAAATGATGGTTTCTCAGATACTGAAAGATGGTTTGAGCAAAAAAATGGAATTGTTAAAACAAAATCCTCAAAAAGCATCAAGTATCAATCCTCAAATTGATGCTCTGAATAAAGCAATCGAAGATTTTAAATAG
- a CDS encoding hydroxymethylglutaryl-CoA synthase family protein yields MTFGIEAASYYVPSLYLEIKDLAEKRGIEPAKLEKGLGLHKMGFPDVHEDAATFAAEALLKLIKDYTINPKDIARIYLGTESALDAAKPTASYAMQMVEKVLESEFGERCFRNCDVVDMTFACVGAVDALHNSLDFVRVNPDKKAIVIASDYAKYELASSGEYTQGGGAVSLLISSKPDLLEIENNWGVATESVFDFFKPRRHFNKSDLANAPENFPEKIEIFTDEPVFDGQYSNQCYQDRIREAYNHYKEITGKDKPYENWKYLIFHLPYAFHGKRVFTEIYSLENGLSYETPDEQKAVAKSEGYLKFINDKIEKSQRASSEIGNMYTASIFMALLSALQTSFNENEELKGSEIGFLGYGSGSKSKVFAGKVSDNWKAVVSKWDLFEGLKNRKVIDFETYEKLHRKQLEGSVNQNYKGFGLQSVELESPVLIGARYYTYQK; encoded by the coding sequence ATGACTTTTGGAATCGAGGCAGCCAGCTATTATGTACCGTCTTTATATTTGGAAATTAAAGATTTAGCAGAAAAAAGAGGAATTGAACCCGCAAAACTTGAAAAGGGATTAGGGCTACATAAAATGGGATTTCCGGATGTTCATGAAGATGCAGCTACCTTCGCAGCAGAAGCTTTATTAAAATTGATAAAAGATTATACGATTAATCCAAAAGATATTGCCAGAATTTATTTGGGAACAGAAAGTGCTTTGGACGCAGCGAAACCAACGGCTTCTTACGCAATGCAAATGGTAGAAAAAGTGTTGGAAAGTGAATTTGGAGAAAGGTGCTTCCGAAACTGTGATGTTGTGGATATGACTTTTGCCTGCGTTGGAGCAGTTGATGCTTTACATAATTCTCTTGATTTTGTGAGAGTAAATCCGGATAAAAAAGCAATCGTCATCGCCAGTGATTATGCAAAATACGAATTGGCTTCTTCAGGCGAATATACGCAAGGCGGTGGTGCGGTTTCTTTATTGATTTCATCAAAACCTGATTTGTTGGAAATTGAAAATAATTGGGGTGTCGCTACGGAAAGCGTTTTTGACTTTTTTAAACCAAGACGTCATTTCAATAAGTCAGATTTAGCAAATGCTCCAGAAAATTTTCCTGAAAAAATTGAGATTTTTACAGATGAACCTGTTTTTGACGGACAGTATTCAAACCAATGTTATCAGGACAGAATAAGAGAAGCCTATAATCATTATAAAGAAATTACAGGAAAAGATAAGCCTTATGAAAATTGGAAATATCTGATTTTTCATCTTCCTTATGCTTTCCACGGGAAAAGAGTTTTCACTGAGATTTACAGTCTGGAAAACGGACTATCATATGAAACTCCGGATGAACAAAAAGCGGTGGCAAAGTCTGAAGGCTATTTGAAATTTATTAATGATAAAATAGAGAAATCACAGAGAGCATCTTCCGAGATTGGAAATATGTATACTGCTTCTATTTTTATGGCGTTACTTTCTGCGTTACAGACTTCTTTTAATGAAAATGAAGAACTGAAAGGTTCTGAAATTGGATTTTTAGGATACGGAAGTGGTTCAAAATCTAAAGTTTTTGCCGGAAAAGTTTCTGATAATTGGAAAGCTGTAGTTTCGAAATGGGATCTGTTTGAAGGTTTAAAAAACAGAAAAGTTATCGACTTTGAAACTTATGAAAAGCTACACAGAAAGCAATTAGAAGGATCTGTTAACCAAAATTATAAAGGATTTGGATTGCAATCTGTGGAATTAGAAAGTCCTGTTTTAATAGGAGCAAGGTATTACACATATCAAAAGTAA
- a CDS encoding SusC/RagA family TonB-linked outer membrane protein — MNVKLRVLSAGVLFFLGQAAFAQTTKKDSTKEAQIEEVVVIGYQKKSKDEVTSAVTSVSGESLSKFSPTTMGTNALQGKAAGVDISAVNGRPGSGSKISIRGLSNLTTSSNSADGVLASGNPLFVIDGFVLGADARAQEVFNSINPNDYESISVLKDAAAAAIYGSQGGNGVIVLTTKKGKQGKPVITFSSKQGFSNKIKDINFRMMNSQEKISYEKALANLGASAYYNWPDMDEEKLYLSQDHDWQKDILRTSYIESYQAGIRGGNEKSKYNASLGYDSDNGIVRNIHAYKRYTGRIGFEATPTDRFSMGSSVGINYSVNQEIRDRNNTQNPFRAMYDYNPYEPVFNADGSYNPTFQGFPILDGLKNNPESQSNLFLDANIYLQYKIIEGLTFKTQLGGYFNNYRRTSKTLRGSFLDNILGINGSVTQQNQNRFRYTTSNTINYVKAFGKHNFDLLGLIEYAEYKNDLITSVGRNFSSPSLSELSNTAIPFQVSGFNQLYRTFSTGGFLTYDYDKKYIFTASIRQDADSRFGKNNVYSEPFWSLSAAWNLTNEEFLKNNTFLNTLKLRASMGLRGYNNIDLNLNNILLGGNIYGTNPTISPNQFYGNPDLKWEVTKSQNYGAEFAVLKNRIKGTLDYFIDVKKDFILQIPNYSSEGGAYSTVINAGRLTNKGLEVSLNIDVLKSSNGFNWSLRMNNSFMSYKLNKIRDNEAERIQGINILREGYEPFSFFLVRSAGVNPNNGNEQYYTKDGAITEIYNSNDAVMIEGKSPLPKMFGGFGTSLSYKGFDLNADFTFKSGNYTYNYMALNMLNHTNGNDSNMRSDAANYWTAPGQTNVLPRPNNASNAPGGIQGLQASDRFLQDASFIRFRNLSVGYTFSKKIFTDLPVNKIRLSLTGQNLATWTKFEGDPEVSVGSGESQTGANQTFISGAYALYSYPAVKTFLFGIDLEF; from the coding sequence ATGAATGTAAAACTACGAGTATTAAGTGCTGGCGTTTTGTTTTTTTTAGGACAAGCGGCTTTTGCACAGACAACTAAGAAGGATTCTACTAAAGAAGCGCAGATTGAAGAAGTTGTTGTAATTGGTTATCAGAAAAAAAGTAAGGATGAAGTAACTTCTGCAGTAACAAGTGTTTCCGGAGAGTCTCTTTCTAAATTTTCTCCTACTACAATGGGGACAAATGCACTCCAAGGTAAGGCGGCAGGTGTTGATATTTCAGCAGTTAATGGAAGACCAGGCTCAGGTTCTAAAATTAGCATAAGAGGACTTTCAAATTTGACAACGTCTTCAAATTCTGCAGATGGTGTATTAGCTTCTGGGAATCCTCTATTTGTGATTGATGGCTTTGTATTGGGCGCTGATGCAAGAGCTCAGGAGGTATTTAATTCTATTAACCCTAACGATTATGAAAGCATCTCTGTTTTAAAAGATGCTGCTGCTGCTGCAATATATGGCTCTCAAGGTGGTAATGGTGTTATTGTACTTACCACTAAAAAAGGAAAACAAGGCAAACCGGTAATTACTTTTAGCAGTAAGCAAGGGTTTTCGAATAAAATTAAAGATATCAATTTTAGAATGATGAATTCTCAAGAGAAGATTTCTTACGAAAAAGCTTTGGCTAATTTAGGAGCTTCTGCCTATTATAATTGGCCAGATATGGATGAAGAAAAATTATATTTATCACAAGATCATGATTGGCAAAAAGATATACTAAGAACATCATATATAGAATCTTATCAGGCAGGAATCAGGGGCGGAAATGAGAAGTCAAAATATAACGCCTCTTTAGGCTATGATTCAGATAATGGAATTGTAAGGAACATACATGCTTATAAAAGATACACAGGAAGAATAGGTTTTGAGGCAACACCTACAGATAGATTTAGCATGGGATCTTCAGTTGGAATTAATTACTCAGTTAATCAGGAAATAAGAGACAGGAATAACACACAAAATCCTTTTAGGGCGATGTATGATTATAATCCATACGAACCTGTTTTTAATGCAGACGGTTCTTATAATCCTACCTTTCAAGGATTTCCTATTTTAGATGGATTAAAGAATAATCCTGAATCACAATCTAATTTATTTTTAGATGCCAATATTTATTTGCAATATAAAATTATTGAAGGTCTTACGTTTAAAACTCAATTAGGAGGTTATTTTAATAATTACAGAAGAACATCCAAGACACTTAGAGGGTCTTTCCTAGATAATATTTTAGGTATTAATGGGTCTGTCACACAACAAAATCAAAATAGATTCAGATATACCACATCCAATACAATTAATTATGTAAAGGCTTTTGGAAAACATAATTTTGATTTGTTAGGGTTAATAGAATATGCAGAGTATAAAAATGATTTAATTACTTCTGTGGGAAGGAATTTTTCTTCACCATCTTTAAGTGAATTGTCTAATACAGCTATTCCTTTCCAAGTATCTGGCTTTAATCAACTATACAGAACATTTTCTACCGGAGGATTTTTGACATATGATTATGATAAGAAGTATATTTTTACAGCTTCCATAAGACAGGATGCAGATTCCAGATTTGGTAAAAACAATGTATATTCAGAACCGTTTTGGTCATTAAGTGCTGCGTGGAATCTTACCAATGAGGAGTTCCTTAAAAATAATACTTTTTTGAATACACTAAAGTTAAGAGCATCCATGGGACTTAGAGGATATAATAATATTGATTTAAACCTTAATAATATTTTACTAGGTGGAAATATTTATGGTACTAATCCAACTATTTCTCCTAACCAATTTTATGGTAACCCTGATCTTAAATGGGAGGTTACAAAATCTCAAAATTATGGAGCAGAGTTTGCTGTTCTAAAAAATAGAATTAAGGGAACTTTAGATTATTTTATCGATGTAAAGAAAGATTTTATATTACAAATCCCTAATTATAGTTCTGAAGGAGGTGCATACTCTACGGTTATAAATGCAGGGAGACTTACAAACAAAGGATTGGAAGTGAGTCTTAATATAGATGTATTAAAGTCTTCTAATGGCTTTAACTGGTCGTTAAGAATGAATAATTCTTTTATGAGTTATAAGTTGAATAAAATAAGAGATAATGAAGCTGAGAGAATACAAGGGATTAATATTCTAAGAGAAGGATATGAGCCATTTTCGTTCTTTTTGGTTAGAAGTGCTGGCGTAAACCCAAATAATGGAAATGAGCAATATTATACAAAGGATGGAGCTATTACAGAAATATACAATTCTAACGATGCAGTTATGATTGAAGGGAAGTCTCCACTACCTAAAATGTTTGGAGGATTTGGTACATCTTTATCATATAAAGGTTTTGATTTGAATGCAGACTTTACATTTAAATCGGGTAATTATACCTATAACTATATGGCTTTAAATATGCTAAATCATACTAATGGTAATGATTCAAATATGAGAAGTGATGCAGCTAATTATTGGACTGCACCTGGTCAAACAAATGTTTTACCAAGACCTAATAATGCTTCAAATGCTCCAGGAGGAATACAGGGGTTGCAGGCATCAGACAGGTTTTTGCAAGATGCATCATTTATTAGATTTAGAAATTTAAGTGTAGGGTATACATTCAGCAAAAAAATATTTACTGACTTACCGGTAAACAAAATACGACTTTCTTTAACAGGGCAAAATCTTGCGACTTGGACCAAGTTTGAAGGAGATCCTGAGGTTTCTGTAGGTTCTGGCGAAAGTCAAACCGGGGCAAATCAGACTTTCATAAGTGGTGCTTATGCTTTGTACAGTTATCCTGCTGTAAAAACATTTTTATTCGGAATAGATTTAGAATTTTAA